The Cynocephalus volans isolate mCynVol1 chromosome 1, mCynVol1.pri, whole genome shotgun sequence region GGACAGTCAGATGGGCaatttacagttttcttttcattgggaaGAGAAGAGAGGTTCCTTAGGCCTGCCCAGAATGAATAAACTGCCCTGAAGGGTTCCTGGGGCTTCATTAGTCTCCCAGGAAACCAAGCAAGGGACTCACAGGCACTATCCTGTCTGTCTCAAATATGGCTCAGAGGCCAACTCTGCCCGCTTGGAAATTCTCTACTCTCAAGAGTCTTTAGCAACTCCAGGAAAACATTCTGGTTGTTTCTGGTTTCAAGATCAAGAACCCTGGCATTATGCTAATAGCATAAAGCCTGAAacttaaataaaaggaaatgaaagtagGCTGGCCACAACAAGAAAAACACCAGAAATCCCATTACTGATGGACCAGTCCTGACGTATGTGTGATATGTTCTGTTACATCATGCTTGTTCTTACTAACCTTCACAGATTCTCTTCCTTGAAAGTGGGAATTGTGTCCAAACTCGTATTATCTTATAACATATCAATTTGAGAGACATAAGAATAAGTACAACTACAGGCAATACATAAATTGTTACATCTGTAACAAATTTAACATCAAACATAATGTAATAAACTGTTCcattacattaaatatttgaaaactaaggGAATACATAATAGcacataaatgtatttattatatacagTCCCTAGCCTATCTATTCCAATACATTGATATTGATTCTGTATCTGCTGTTTTGAACCTAAACATGAAGAACTGAGTTTCAATTCATCTATGAATATAAAGGCTTTGGAAGAGCTACCCActgctgacattttttttcttatctgtaggAAAATGTATTCTCAGAATGCAACACACTAAAACTAATATGTAACTATCTCTTCCACCATTCCTCCCCACTGGACTCTGTGCCTAAATGGCTACTGTCATATGGCCAAAAATGCCAACTCTCCTGCTTTATAATCATTGTGCCCACTAACTTCTCAGTGACCCATAGAAGACTTCTTGCTTTCTCGGGCCTAATAATTTCCCATTTGAACCTGAGTCCCCTTTACACACACCCCAAGTATTTGTGTTTATTGGGCAATCATAAGACTTAGTATGTTACCAAAGTAGGTCATCTTACCTCTTGGTTCCCACTTTAGGATTCTGAGGTATGTCGATAGTGTTCAATATTGAATCATGCTTCACAGCCAACCCTAAGTCTGCTATGGCACAAGTTTCACATTTTTTCActaagatattttttgattttatatctCGGTGAGCAATAGCAGGTTTACCTATGAAGCAATAAGAAaagcatattcatttttttctttactgaagaTTGAGTGTCTCCAAGAGGAATCATTCTGAAGCCTTAGCTTAcatgtcacctcctctgagagGTATTCCTGACCACCCATTCTGCACTCCAAGTCTTCTCCGTCAGAGGAccccattttgttttcttcatagctCTAATCACTCTCTAAATATCTTGCTATTCAGGTACGTGCTTAATCATGTCTCTCCCAGCTAAACTCAGGCTGAACAAGGGCTGTGCTTTGTCTCTTTCGTCAACATGCCCTCAATGCTTGGTGCTCTAGGTGATGTTTGGTAAGCACTAATAAATATGTTCGGAATAAAGGGGGAAAGAATTACCATTGTTACATCCACACAAGAACAcaggaaatattctcttacaaGTTTCAAACTTCTACTACCctagaccagtgattctcaaatgtGGGCCCCAGATCCTTGGAGATCCTCGGAGATCCTTGAGACTCTTTTGCAACTACATATCTGTGTAATGCCAACTTTTCCTCACATACTTCAACCAAAGTAACATTTTGAAACAGTCTGAATGATGAACAGGTATGAAAATCTAGACATTAACTCAGACATtgaagaaatttgcaaaaatataaaacaaaaccattattttcactacatttttttaattacaaaaaatgttaacatttcaaagcttttatttatattaacatttaattggttaattatcattattttaagtaaattaaataaatatttttttttactttctcaattttaatttctaatgtgataaatattaatagatataacctacacacaaaaaaacttttggagtTTCCactaatttttaagagtgtaaagggaTCATGAGTCCAAATTCCATTGCTCTGTCTAGACTAATGACTTTCTAAACCAACTCTCTATTAACTCAAAAAGTAGAAAAGGCAGAGGGTGTTATTTGGCTTTCAAGTTCatggtatgcaaatatttttcaagatCACATTaccctttctaatttttgttaatgATCAAAAGTAAACACTTAAATTATTTGTATTCTCTGAATATAGAGCTTTTGCCACCAAAGAAAGACCTCCTAAGTATGTATACTAAATGGCAAGGATGAAGCCacaaggaataaaaatattattatagatAATATTCAATATGGTAAGTATATTTTTGAGAACTGATTACATCATGACAAAACCCTCAGCTTTATGAAATAACTTTAGTGTTCTTTTACATTTGACAGTTGtttgtaataaattaaaatacagctaaataaaaaatacaacttagTGGTCTATCCTCATattcaaggagaaaaaatatgaaaggaaataCATACCTTGTGTACCAACAATCTCCATATGGAGGTGGGCCAGACCACTAGCTATTGAAAGTGCCAGTTTGATCATTCCAGCCACGGTGACTATGTTTCTATTCAAATAGTCATATAAAGAGCCGTGTTCATGATATTCAGACACAAGCCAAAGTTGAGTCCAAGTGCCATTATCTaacagaaaaacataattttgttGCTGTAAATATATGTCGACAAAGAAGCCAAAATCTTTTAACAAACATCAGTGTTTAAAGCTAATTTGTATTGTTCACAAAGCAAGGTTGATTCCTTCAGTGGTAATGCTTACAGCCCAAGGTAGTAAAGTAAAAATTCTCAATGAATTCCTGAAGATGCTGACATATTAGAACCTGTTTTATGTACCcaccatagaaatagaaagttaaaGGCAGTGATTCTAACAACTGAATAACTCCTTTCTTATTTCCTCTAATCAATACCTGCTGGTAATAGCAACCATAGTATAGGAGAAACTACTGGAGATGCATTTAGGCTTAGTGTTCTGTTATAAATTActgagagcttttaaaaaagattgtaccaacaaaaatcagaaatacaacAAATTTACACAAAGTATTATAACTATCATAAAAGCTCTAAGAATGTTCATGTTATTCACCTTTCAAAATATGAAGTTGATGATTTTCCTCAAAAGCTTATATGAAGAACCAAACACAATTACcagacattttcaaataatttacatGATTTAATCAAAAAACTAATTCAGATTATAAAAATGGGCTTTTAGCAGAAGAGAAATTAGCCTAAAACTTCTCTAGGTATTAGAGTCCCTAGAGTTAGCTTTAGCTGTTGGAATAAAGTGTCTACAATAACCCTGGGCGGTCCTGACTGGTTCTGACGCTCAGAGAAAAAATCTATAATATTTGAATACTTGCTAAGAACTTTTCCTGCCAGGTACTTTATGTACAAGAGCTCCTTGTtatccaaatatttaatttccagATTCAGGTAGTAATAAAATTTCCTAGCAATGCAAAAGTCAACATAACATGATAAAATTCACTAACAAACTGACCACACGTAAAACTAACCCTTACTCACACCTCTCTCCCTGATTGACATCAGTGGCTATTTTTGGCCTCTCACATCAATGTCTTTGTCAGACAGTTCACTAAAAAGGGAAACTGTAAATGTTGCAAAAAACAAAGGAATTCATGAAGATGAAAGTGATGTTAGAGATCATCCAAAATCATGCACAAAGCCATTGACAAGTAAGAATATGACAGAGGttaaactgaagaagaaaaagccaAAGATGGTCCTTCTGGCACATATTGTTTTATAATCCAATAAAAATCATGACTAAATTAGTTCCATGAAGATAATCCACATAACTACAGCCATTACTGCTTTGGCAGCATTGCTAATTAATCTAACCAGTAGATAGTTCAGCTCAAGAATTAGGATGGAAGAGAAAAAGCTCTTAACAGCTGAATGAGAAATGTCTCATTTTCAATAGTCTGGTATAGTTTCAAAGTATACATAATGAAGAATctggaaaaaatcattttttagctAATCTTGGTTTTACTCAGTTTCTCTTTAGCAAGTCAGAAATGATAAATCATCAGCAAACATAATTATGGCCAAAATGTGCAATAAGCTTTAGGCCTCTCTTCTGCCATCTAATTAACAACGAATACTTTCATGATCAATTTTATGTTAGACCAAAATAACCATAGGTTTTTAATTTTCACAGGCAATGGTGGGTCCCTGACAACCACAGATAGTTTGCTTTAACCCTTTTTTAGATACAGGTTACAACTTTGACTCCACCAAATTTCTTCATGAACAGTAATAATTGGAGTACAACAAATTTGACTGGCCCCAATTTTTTTAAGGGCATTAATGCACAGTTAAATGAGTAAATACtttgtaaaaagaagaaagagagcatAGATAATCCACAAACTTAATATCTAGCCCCTGATTACTGAGgcatatatacaatattttttgAGTACAGATTTTAAATATCAGAAAGCTGATGCTCTGTCTCACTCCATAAAACTCAAAAAGTAAAACCGTGTGGCGTTGTTAATGTTAAATCTCAAGATATAAATCATGCTCAAAGTAACATTAATAGAAAATTTCACTAAAATTGTCTTGCTTGCCACTGTTCTAACACATTTAAGAGATAATGTTGCTAGAAAACTTGAGTCCTGAAGAGGAAGCTTGTTATACAGATGAAAAATACAGTTCTGACAAAGATGAACATTCAGCTAGCATTCATTGGTGTGTCTGTACCAGTTAttaaaacactgaaatatttCTGTCCTGGATGGTAAACAGCTGCTATTCAAAACTCCCAATAACACTCTTTTGTCCTAAAAAACACAAACACCCCAACCCACCAAGATATCTGCCTCCAGATCTTTCCGTGACCCAGCAGCAACTAAAGAGATGAACCCTAGCATGGCAGGGTTCTCTAGAATTCTGCTCCAGTTGACGCCTCTGTTCCAATTGGTTGGTTCCTGCACCACAAcattctttaacattttaaaaatcagcctgactatagcaacaaaaacaatTTCATATCACCCACTTGCCATGCTTTATTGTGTGgttatgtgtatttatttgtggaacagaggaaagaattatCTTTCCTCAGTAAAGAAATGGGACTTGTATGTAGATTTAAAACAAAGAGATAAGTTTATTTATCCTCATCTTATAACAGACTTAACATTTTTACTTGCTGAACCCAATTAGATTGAAAATACCTTTGTTGTCAGCAGCAATGAAACCAAGGATGTTTTCATGTCGTAGCATAACCGTCTGATAAATTTCTGCCTCGCGAAACCAAGATCTTTCATCTCTGGAGGAGAATATTTTCACAGCCACATCTTCCCCACACCATCTTCCATGCCACACCTCACCAAATCGACCTTTTCCTACTATTTCCTGAAGCACGATTGTCCTTGCAATCGTTCGCTGAACCAACAGAGGTAGACCTAACCAAAGAAAAGGTGGAACtgatgattaaaaacaaatgccAGAAAAGAACTGCTATGATGACCACTGTGTTCGCgtaaaaaagcaaacatttaagtactttaataattttattgattttgaagAAATAAGCACCATTATACCATACTTCAATGCCAATGCATGCTTTAAAAACTctaaattataaatatgaatttCTCTTCtcatattcagaaataaaaaatctttgaACATAGCCTGTTGCTGCAGATATCTGATTTCCAGGAATTACTGCAAATCTCCCTGAGTTGCCCATCAAAGCTAGTCAGATTACTAAatacacaaaagcaaaaaaatttattttgttaacctCTAAAATAAAGTATATGGTTCCTGGTACAACTGCAAAACAAAAGAATTCTTTGTAAATGTTTgcaaaaccaaattaaaattgGAACGTGAAGAATCAAATTCAATGATCAAGTGAAACAATGATGTTATACTAAAAACAAGATACAGTTACAGAAAATGTCAAATAGATATTTTCCTTAGAATAGaagaatttcaaagaaaatatattctgagTATATGCATAGTATTCATGTTCTTTGAACCAATAATTTCACTTCTGGAATTCTatcttaaaaatttaatgcaaaatgcagaaaaattaatgtcaaaatgtTTAATACATTATTAGTATTGATAGGAAAAATAAGGGAAGGTGTCAGGTAatagaaaaattgtgaaatatagTGCAGATATTAAGAGCTCAGATAAGAAAGACCTGGGTTTAATTTCAGCTGTACCACTTGGTAACCaggggcaagttatttaacctctctgaacttcagcaTCTTCCTCTGGAGaactggggataataatattaaCTATATAATAGGATAATATGAGAATTACTGAGCACCTGGcttagtgtctggcatataacATGCAGATAATGGTTAGCTCTTAATATTGTGTTAAGCTTAGGGTGGATTACTCAGAGCCACTAATAATGATGCTGTTTATGAAGATGTATTTCTTAATGACATGGGAAAATGATTTTGCTCTAATGTTAACTGAAAACAATATAGCAAATTTTATACACATAAATAAGTATATCTAGCTATTCAAAATATGcacagaaaaaagactgaaaataaaatatgctgaATGTTATgacagttatttttatttggtgGAATCGGAGTGAATTGTGATGTTCTTCTTCCTAATTTTCTACATTCTCCTAATTTCCACAATGGGTATTTATTACTCTAGCACTTCAGCTTCTCCAGGATGTTACTCTAACTGAGGCTTCAGTTTTGATTGGTCGGTTTCTACACCATACTAGTCATCAGAGGGAAAATAGTTAAAGAGGTTGCAGTATAAATTTACTCAAGAAAGTTTAGTTATTGTCATTATACTCAGATGGCTAAGAAACCCGCACAGCAATAACCCTGTAGTCCCTAGGGGCTTTGGTCCCTGTTCCTAAAATAAGCCACTGTTCATTCAGATGTTGTCATCTTCAGGAGAACCACCAGCTACAGTTACGTAAGCACAGATGATACATTTTCTGTTATGGAGCTCAACAATTAGTCACAAAGCCCCACAGTCAGAAAGTCCTTTTGAAATCATCTGGTTCAACTTTATcattttagagatgggaaaactgaggccctgcAGTCATCAAAGACTTGCTTAGGATTGTGATGCTAGTGAGATGCAGACCTAGAACTAAAATACAGGTTTTCAGTCCAAACTCTTGCTTTCTCACCACCCAGAGGATATGACTGCAGTCCTCCCCTGTGCAGAAGACTTCTAGCAGCAAATTATAGGGACTGGTTTTGGAGGCTACAGTCAATTTTACTATTCAACCACACACTAAAAGTTACACTAACAATTATTAGGCCAAATCTCAATCTcagtctttctcctccttctccccctccatgatggtcttgcacacacacacactctctctctctctctctctctctctcacacacacacacacacacacacaaacatcacCAACAATGACCCACACCACcaacaaagcaacaaaaatggacagaGAACTAAGTAAGACAATGTTTTCAAACTGCAAATTGATCAAGCACATAGTCAGTGGCACAGGCTGGggacaaaggaagaaaacaacaaGTAAGGTACTCAATACGGCAATTAAGTTGAGACAATAAAATGCAAGGGAAATTGCTTCTGTATCTTTCAGAGCAACCACCAAAATGAATCTGAGTAATTATTCTGCTATATACCTAGAGATTTCATTTGAAGGTACCTGGACATTGCCTGCCCCTGTAGGTTCATTTTAATCTTTCTATCAGGGATTGCAAAAGCTAATGCCTGTCTTATGGAAAGGCACCTTTCAGCAATGTCCCCATCTGTCAGAATTGTTATAACATGAGAGAAAAGCAGCAACATACCTAGTGTCTTAGAAATCACCTGAGACATAATGCACTCTCAAGACAGCCCAGTAAAACACCAGTCCATTTCCCTCTCTTGTAGGCATTATATCGCTTTGAAATTTGTCCCTGGCAAGGTCAGGCATAAACTTcacaatatttatttctcaacatCTGAAAAAGCTGCATCATGTTTAAGGTCATTGACCAATTAAGAAAAGCAGAGGGGAAAAAGAACCACCCAATCTCCTCCCTGTAGGTGAGCGGTTGTGGCTGAAGCCCTGCTGCAGATAGACCCATTCTCTGATTATCAAAGGCAGTGAGGCCATCAGTTACTTTTAGCCGGTGGTCACTGCCAACCACATGGAACTGGCTTTGAGAAAAAATGCCTAAAACCTCAAATTGGTCTTTTAAGAAATCATCCAAACTTGggtatattttctcctttcttttcacaTGCGATCTTAGAATGATCTAAAGAGGAGAGAGTCTAGAAGTCAATAAACCCAGATTTAGGTTTAAAGATGCACAAAAATACCAAGAAACAGCattaatttttgattttataCCCTGGCTCATGACTACTTAATCAAGGTAAATATccaattttaaaatctgtattacTTTTATTTGAAAGGGAAATCCTTGGTtatcttaaattatatttaatgaatagctccaaaataaaaacatttttaacaaaaaagggttcaaatattacaaattttattgttaaaaatgcTTGATAACATTGTAAGCTCTGGGATGGAAACTTCTGTTTGGATTTGGTGAAGAAAAACAACTGTCAGGGCCTAAAGAATTGTCTTCTCAACTGCCTTTTCTTTCTAACGTCTTCAGGTGAAGTAAAATGTTTTGGTGTGGATTAAATAGATGATTATTTACCATTTGAAATTCATGAAGAATTTATATAAGGTTTCAAGAAACTTGGCACAAATCAGAGCTGTCTGTGCCTTAGGAAGTTGTCATTGCTCAAGAAATTAGGGCATAGTGGGCCTGAAAATGCATATTTGAAGAAGGAAAGAGTATTGAGTTCTAACAAGTTTTACTTTTACGAAAAGAATGCCAGTCCTTTATCCAATAatttaagttttataaattttgcagtttgggattttctttcttgtactatatttctcttttgaaaatatgCCACCTAATTTTCACATTGATGGTGTAGACATTTAGACTTCGGTCAGTGAGAGGGCGGGTGATCTTGCCTCCAGAAGCAACAAAATATCTGGGCATCTATGGCATAATATGCTTCTCTTTTCTGATGAATCCAAAGCTGCTGCATGTTAAATATGGGTGTTCATACAGATGTTATTGCCCCTCTGCTGCCTGCCTGCATTAATTGTGCCTGTCTGGATGCTCCTAAAAGCTACTGGCAGGGGAGTTCCTTGAAATGTTGGGTTATTATCTTAATAATTCTTCCAAAACAAGAAGGCATTTGGAGGCTTCTGAAGTGGACCTCTAGGTTGACCCTTGTCCATCTCTCTGCAAAACTAAGTGCTGCCATGATTTCtggaaaaatatacatacatgcatatatatatatatatatatatgtgtgtgtgtgtgtgtgtgtgtatatatatatatatttatttatttatttattatatgtatgaATAGAGAATCCCCGATCATTTTAGGAATTTTGTTACTATTGGAAACACCTGCTCTGTCACATGAACCCCTTTCttccccctaaaaaaaaaaacctcaaatgcTTTGTGCTGTGAGAAAGGCTCATTTCAGCTATAATCCAGCCTGCTCCTTTGAATTGCTTCACCAGGGGTTCTGGAGTTCCATTAGAAGAAGAGAACTATCACCTTAAGCAGCAAAAGCCAGCACAGGAATGCTGTGCTGCGCCCTTGAATCTACTGTTTCTATGCTTTAAGAACATATTCTTGATTTTAATTCCAGGCAAGCTCCCTATTAATGTCACACACACATTCCAGGGGGTGCCTACGGATTCTGAAGACCTTCACAACCACACTCAAAAGTGCGCTAAGGACACACTACTTTGCATAACTGGCATCTTTTTCCCAGAACTCAATGCCTTAAATACAGTAACCCTAACTCTTTTACATCCATAAAACACTCCTGATAGAGCAACAGTGATTATTACTAACCACAATGGGGGAGACATGGGGGGGAGAAATGAGAAACTGCTTTCTTACTTCAGAAATAAGTTCTGAAGGAAATGTGCGAATGAGAATCTGAACACCTAAAGCTACAAAAGGGAGTTGAGAAGACTTCATTCCTTAGGCCATGACAGTTGTTTTCCTTTATCAAATACAAAAAGAATTTTCTGTCCCAGAGCTTACAATGTACCCGATCAAGCATTTTTAACAACAGAATTCATAATATTGGGCCCTTTTTtggttaaaaatgtttttatttgtttttaaaataagagttttCTTACTGAAAAATGGACAATGGGCACATACCAGAGCCAGATCCAGAGGCGGTCACGTCATAAATCAGATCTTTAAGTGTTTTTCCGGCGTTCACCAGGTTGCACTCAGACAGCGGTTCCTCCAcgttctgtctctttttcttcctgtagGTGCACTGTCGGCCTTGGCGTGCCCAGATGGTCAGCATGGCAACCACGCACAGGAGGCAAACAGGCACTGTAATAATGACAGTCAGCTCCATGGGGCCAAGTCTTGGGGCATTTGGTGAGGCTacagttaaaaaaatagaacACAACCATAAATCaatccattttaaatattttagaaattggaAATGCAATCACCAAACTTTCACATCTAGAATATGCAGCTACACAGTAGTTCATTGGTAAAAAACTCTCTGTGGTATAAGCAAAGATGCGGACAGGGGGTCGAGGTGAGGTTGCAGCTATGGATGGTATCATCAGGTAACAGTGGGAGACAATTAGGATTATGGAAAAGCACTATATGGAATCTTTTTTAAAACCTCCAAAATATTGGACACTTT contains the following coding sequences:
- the ACVR1C gene encoding activin receptor type-1C isoform X2, whose amino-acid sequence is MLTNGKEQVIKSCVSLPELNAQVFCHSSNNVTKTECCFTDFCNNITLHLPTGLPLLVQRTIARTIVLQEIVGKGRFGEVWHGRWCGEDVAVKIFSSRDERSWFREAEIYQTVMLRHENILGFIAADNKDNGTWTQLWLVSEYHEHGSLYDYLNRNIVTVAGMIKLALSIASGLAHLHMEIVGTQGKPAIAHRDIKSKNILVKKCETCAIADLGLAVKHDSILNTIDIPQNPKVGTKRYMAPEMLDDTINVNIFESFKRADIYSVGLVYWEIARRCSVGGIVEEYQLPYYDMVPSDPSIEEMRKVVCDQKFRPSIPNQWQSCEALRVMGRIMRECWYANGAARLTALRIKKTMSQLCVKEDCKA
- the ACVR1C gene encoding activin receptor type-1C isoform X1, coding for MLTNGKEQVIKSCVSLPELNAQVFCHSSNNVTKTECCFTDFCNNITLHLPTASPNAPRLGPMELTVIITVPVCLLCVVAMLTIWARQGRQCTYRKKKRQNVEEPLSECNLVNAGKTLKDLIYDVTASGSGSGLPLLVQRTIARTIVLQEIVGKGRFGEVWHGRWCGEDVAVKIFSSRDERSWFREAEIYQTVMLRHENILGFIAADNKDNGTWTQLWLVSEYHEHGSLYDYLNRNIVTVAGMIKLALSIASGLAHLHMEIVGTQGKPAIAHRDIKSKNILVKKCETCAIADLGLAVKHDSILNTIDIPQNPKVGTKRYMAPEMLDDTINVNIFESFKRADIYSVGLVYWEIARRCSVGGIVEEYQLPYYDMVPSDPSIEEMRKVVCDQKFRPSIPNQWQSCEALRVMGRIMRECWYANGAARLTALRIKKTMSQLCVKEDCKA